The following coding sequences are from one Candidatus Omnitrophota bacterium window:
- the gltA gene encoding NADPH-dependent glutamate synthase: MVAKEPIRVKELSAEERVKGFDEVALGYSEAEALLEANRCIQCKNPTCILGCPVNIDIKKFIFQITKKDYAGAYFTIRQTNNFPSICGRVCPAEYQCRKSCVFNKGKLAYCSPQAINIHFLERFAGDYGMQNNLQVPIEKNPKLSKTKVAVIGSGPAGLCCAGELARKGVKVTVFEGLQSCGGVLRYGIPSFRLPRKVLDYEINYLAKLGVEFITNVVVGKTILLDELFQQGFNKIFLGLGAGVPSFLGIKGENLCNVYSANEFLTRVNLMSAYRFPQYHTPVNIGKHVLVVGGGNTAMDAARCALRLQKMSGLEADVTIIYRRTLTEMPARRLEIAHAQEEGIKFKFLTQPKEFNSDDKGFVRQLNCLVCQLQDADASGRKRPVALEGSDFSIPCDLAIIAIGLEANQVLTSVTPKLNTDKYKDIVINPATMETSIKNVFAGGDIVGGEGTVIEAMGMAKKAAISILQNS; this comes from the coding sequence ATGGTAGCTAAAGAACCTATAAGAGTAAAAGAACTTTCTGCTGAAGAAAGGGTAAAAGGGTTTGATGAAGTAGCGCTCGGATATTCAGAAGCAGAAGCTTTACTTGAAGCCAACCGTTGTATTCAGTGCAAAAATCCTACCTGTATTTTGGGGTGCCCGGTAAATATAGATATAAAAAAATTTATTTTTCAGATTACTAAAAAAGATTATGCTGGCGCTTATTTTACTATTCGCCAAACGAATAATTTTCCTTCTATCTGCGGACGGGTTTGTCCGGCAGAATATCAATGCCGAAAATCTTGCGTATTTAATAAAGGTAAATTGGCATATTGCAGCCCGCAAGCAATTAATATCCATTTTCTGGAAAGGTTTGCCGGCGACTATGGAATGCAGAACAATTTACAGGTGCCAATAGAAAAAAATCCTAAATTATCAAAAACCAAAGTAGCAGTTATTGGTTCTGGCCCGGCAGGATTGTGCTGTGCCGGTGAATTGGCTAGAAAAGGGGTAAAAGTAACTGTTTTTGAAGGGCTCCAGAGTTGTGGGGGTGTCTTAAGGTATGGTATCCCGAGTTTTCGCCTTCCGCGTAAGGTGCTCGATTATGAGATCAATTATCTAGCAAAGTTAGGGGTGGAATTTATTACTAATGTTGTTGTGGGTAAAACCATACTTTTGGACGAATTATTTCAGCAGGGATTTAATAAGATTTTCTTAGGATTGGGTGCGGGAGTTCCGTCATTTTTAGGGATAAAAGGAGAGAATCTTTGTAATGTTTATTCGGCCAATGAGTTTTTGACACGAGTGAATCTGATGTCTGCCTATAGATTTCCACAATATCATACTCCCGTAAATATCGGTAAACATGTTTTGGTGGTTGGGGGTGGTAATACTGCTATGGATGCAGCACGTTGCGCTTTACGCCTACAGAAGATGTCTGGATTAGAGGCAGATGTAACGATTATTTACCGGCGTACATTAACCGAGATGCCGGCACGCCGGCTTGAGATTGCGCATGCTCAAGAAGAGGGGATTAAGTTTAAATTTCTTACTCAGCCTAAAGAATTTAATTCCGATGATAAGGGCTTTGTTCGGCAATTAAACTGTCTTGTTTGTCAACTCCAAGATGCGGATGCATCTGGCAGGAAAAGACCCGTTGCTTTGGAAGGCAGTGATTTTAGTATACCCTGCGACCTGGCGATTATTGCTATTGGCTTAGAGGCAAATCAGGTTTTAACCAGTGTTACTCCCAAACTAAATACTGATAAATATAAAGATATTGTAATTAATCCGGCGACTATGGAGACTTCTATTAAAAATGTTTTTGCCGGAGGAGATATTGTCGGTGGCGAGGGAACGGTTATTGAGGCTATGGGTATGGCTAAAAAAGCGGCAATAAGTATTTTGCAAAATTCTTGA
- the hydE gene encoding [FeFe] hydrogenase H-cluster radical SAM maturase HydE yields the protein MSIFNLNKLLNTIYSASFPEPKDLEQVLALSGQGQLNELFSFADNVRKKFCGDGIILRGIIEFSNFCTQECFYCGLNKFNHKLNRYRMSKDELLKAVEYLVSCNIKTVVLQSGQDDSLDPLWLRDIVLDIKSRFDIAITLSLGEKSMDEYEIWRQAGADRYLLKIEAFDQDLYASMHPHMSFIQRLNCLKLLRGLGYQVGSGNIIGLAGQTLTMISRDIIFFKQFDFDMIGIGPFIPHENSRFSKQPQGDVNLTLKTIALTRIVTKNAHIPATTALGSLNKDYRLDGLKCGANVLMPNFTPQPYRKLYEIYPGKRCIDEPVGACNFCMDVMVKKIGRFIDYSKADSLKKRFSKQSKSGFYSAANSVLI from the coding sequence ATGAGTATATTTAATTTAAATAAGCTTTTAAATACGATTTATTCTGCCAGCTTTCCTGAGCCTAAAGATTTGGAGCAGGTATTAGCTTTAAGTGGCCAGGGGCAATTAAATGAATTGTTTTCTTTTGCCGACAATGTTAGAAAGAAGTTTTGCGGCGATGGGATCATTTTACGTGGAATAATAGAATTTTCCAACTTTTGTACTCAAGAATGTTTTTATTGCGGTTTGAATAAGTTTAATCATAAACTTAACCGTTATAGAATGAGTAAAGATGAATTGCTTAAAGCGGTTGAGTATTTGGTCTCTTGCAATATTAAAACCGTAGTTCTTCAATCCGGACAAGATGATAGCTTAGATCCTTTATGGTTAAGAGATATCGTTCTAGATATAAAATCTAGGTTTGATATAGCGATTACCCTTTCTTTAGGTGAGAAAAGTATGGATGAATATGAGATTTGGCGCCAAGCCGGAGCAGACAGGTATCTTCTTAAGATAGAGGCTTTTGATCAAGATCTGTACGCATCCATGCATCCGCATATGAGTTTTATACAGCGTTTAAATTGCCTGAAATTACTAAGAGGCCTGGGTTATCAGGTTGGTTCAGGAAATATTATTGGCCTGGCCGGGCAAACCTTAACAATGATCTCTAGGGATATTATATTTTTTAAGCAGTTTGATTTTGATATGATTGGTATCGGACCCTTTATTCCGCATGAAAATTCGCGGTTTTCTAAACAGCCGCAAGGGGATGTTAATTTGACTTTAAAAACTATTGCCTTGACGCGCATAGTTACTAAAAATGCCCATATTCCCGCTACAACCGCACTGGGGAGTTTAAATAAGGATTACAGGTTGGATGGGTTAAAGTGCGGTGCGAATGTTTTGATGCCGAATTTTACTCCGCAGCCTTACCGTAAACTTTATGAAATATATCCGGGAAAAAGATGTATTGATGAGCCAGTTGGCGCCTGTAATTTCTGCATGGATGTTATGGTTAAAAAAATTGGGAGATTTATAGATTATTCTAAAGCAGACTCACTCAAGAAGCGATTCTCAAAACAAAGTAAAAGCGGTTTTTATTCAGCGGCCAATTCTGTTTTAATTTGA
- the hydF gene encoding [FeFe] hydrogenase H-cluster maturation GTPase HydF, with product MYSTPASNRLHIGIFGKRNTGKSSLINAITGQYTAIVSEVAGTTTDPVYKAMEILPIGPCMLIDTAGIDDVGILGDERVKRTLVVLRKTDVGLIVVTPDTKIDNFEEELVNIFKAKKLPFLFVINKCELSGDIAQGYLEKNKLPYILVSVKNNQGTIELKQKIMDMAPGHWSPIPLIGDIISPKDMVVLVCPIDSAMPQGRLILPQVQVMRDCLDNNAVAIVTKETELLDSLKVLKKKPRLVITDSQVFEDVRDMLPVDIPLTSFSTVFARHKGDLNVYIHGVYALDNLKDGDEILIAEACTHHVQPEDIGRTKIPTWLLNYTKKELHYEVTAGGDFPQDLSRYKLIISCGGCMVNRREIMHRIEMAKQANVPITNYGILMAYLCGILERIIVPFEGGLVKLDLKFDKAPCG from the coding sequence ATGTATAGTACACCGGCAAGCAATAGGTTACATATCGGTATATTCGGCAAAAGGAATACAGGCAAGTCCAGTTTAATCAATGCGATTACCGGACAATATACGGCTATAGTTTCTGAAGTAGCCGGAACAACTACCGATCCGGTATATAAAGCCATGGAGATTCTGCCTATCGGCCCTTGTATGTTAATTGATACCGCAGGTATTGATGATGTAGGTATTTTAGGCGATGAGCGGGTTAAACGTACCCTGGTAGTATTGAGAAAAACCGATGTTGGTTTGATTGTTGTTACTCCTGACACCAAAATAGATAATTTTGAGGAGGAATTGGTTAATATTTTTAAAGCCAAAAAACTACCGTTTTTATTTGTGATTAATAAATGCGAGTTAAGCGGAGATATTGCGCAGGGGTATTTAGAAAAAAATAAACTGCCCTATATTTTGGTTAGCGTTAAAAATAATCAGGGTACTATTGAACTTAAACAAAAGATTATGGATATGGCTCCTGGCCATTGGTCGCCGATTCCACTGATAGGAGATATAATCAGTCCTAAAGATATGGTAGTTTTAGTTTGTCCTATTGATAGCGCTATGCCGCAAGGCAGGCTTATTTTACCTCAGGTGCAGGTGATGCGCGACTGCCTGGATAATAACGCGGTAGCTATAGTTACCAAAGAAACCGAACTATTAGATTCACTTAAAGTGCTTAAAAAGAAGCCGCGCCTGGTTATTACAGACTCGCAGGTTTTTGAGGATGTAAGAGATATGCTACCTGTTGATATTCCACTGACATCATTCTCGACAGTTTTTGCCAGGCATAAAGGAGACCTTAACGTCTATATTCATGGCGTTTATGCCTTAGATAATCTCAAAGATGGAGATGAAATTTTAATTGCTGAAGCCTGCACGCATCATGTGCAGCCGGAGGACATTGGGCGCACTAAGATTCCCACTTGGCTCCTGAATTATACTAAGAAGGAGTTGCATTATGAAGTAACTGCCGGAGGGGATTTTCCTCAAGATTTAAGTCGTTATAAATTGATTATTTCCTGCGGAGGCTGTATGGTTAATCGCAGGGAAATTATGCATCGCATTGAAATGGCCAAGCAGGCCAATGTCCCGATTACTAATTACGGAATTCTCATGGCTTATCTTTGCGGTATCCTTGAGCGTATTATTGTTCCTTTTGAGGGGGGATTGGTTAAATTGGATTTAAAGTTTGACAAGGCTCCTTGTGGCTAA
- a CDS encoding sulfide/dihydroorotate dehydrogenase-like FAD/NAD-binding protein: protein MKIISKEIIADYSGIRIIKLTLGSPAISQKAKAGQFVVVMASEEGERIPLTIVEADSKAQSITLIFQEVGLTTKALGALNVGDALYALVGPLGHPTEIKNWGKVILVGGGVGIAEIYPVAKSLKAASNNITLILGAKTKGLLILEKELSDIADKIYVVTDDGSVGQKGFTTDILAELLKENKYDLVYAVGPVPMMKKVSFVCAPVNIKTIVSLNALMVDATGMCGCCRVTVAGKVKFSCVDGPEFEAKDIDWVELQTRNSMYLDREKHICKLKNGS from the coding sequence ATGAAAATAATATCTAAAGAAATTATTGCTGATTATTCCGGGATAAGGATTATAAAGCTTACTCTAGGTTCTCCGGCAATCAGCCAAAAAGCTAAAGCTGGGCAGTTTGTTGTGGTGATGGCTAGCGAAGAAGGGGAAAGGATTCCGCTTACTATTGTTGAAGCAGATAGCAAAGCGCAGAGCATAACCCTTATTTTTCAAGAGGTAGGGTTGACTACAAAAGCTTTAGGTGCTCTTAATGTAGGAGATGCTCTGTATGCGTTGGTTGGCCCTTTGGGGCATCCTACTGAGATAAAAAATTGGGGGAAAGTTATCTTAGTGGGCGGCGGAGTAGGGATTGCTGAAATTTATCCTGTGGCAAAGAGCTTAAAAGCTGCAAGTAATAATATTACGCTTATTCTTGGAGCTAAGACTAAAGGATTATTGATATTAGAGAAAGAACTAAGTGATATAGCAGATAAAATTTATGTTGTCACTGATGATGGCTCAGTTGGCCAAAAAGGTTTCACTACCGATATTTTAGCGGAGCTTCTTAAAGAAAATAAGTATGATTTGGTATATGCGGTAGGGCCGGTTCCAATGATGAAAAAAGTATCGTTTGTATGCGCTCCTGTTAATATTAAGACAATTGTTTCATTAAATGCTCTGATGGTTGATGCAACCGGAATGTGCGGTTGTTGTCGGGTTACAGTGGCAGGCAAGGTAAAATTTAGCTGCGTTGACGGCCCGGAGTTTGAGGCTAAAGATATAGATTGGGTAGAATTGCAAACGAGAAATTCAATGTATCTGGATAGAGAGAAACATATCTGTAAATTAAAAAATGGTAGCTAA